ATCTCGAGCCGGTTCGGATCGATCTGCGTCTCGAGCAGGACGAACGAGCTGGCCAGCTTGCGCAAGCGAACGCGGTCGAGCGGTTGGCGCAGCTTGTGCAGTTTGCTCGCCCGCCACAGCTCGTCCCACCACGTCTTCAGCAGTGCCCGTCGGAACGCGTCGTATTCTTCCGCGGTCAGTCCGTCCACCAGCCCGAGAACGTCTTCGGAGCCCAGCCACGGGGCCTCGAACAGCAGCCGTTCGCAGGCAAAGCGCCGCCGCCGCTCGTCGTCGTCGCGGCACGGCCGGCAGGTCGCCGTTCCCTGGTCGACCGGAGCCTCGCAGAGCGCGCAGAACGCGCCGCCGCGCAAGCGGTGCTCGTTTCGGCTGCGCTCGACGGTGCGGCGGAGGCGGGCCAGCGCATCGTCGAGCGTCCGGGCCGGCGGCTCGGCGGCGAGCTCGTTTCCCGCCCGACGCGGTCCCGCGGGACCGCTCGGAGCGCCGCCCGGTCGCCGCAGCTTTCCGACCCGGAAGCGCAGCCTCGTGAGTGCCCCCGTTTCGGGGAGCAGCCGCAGCCCGCGGACGATCTCGGGCTCCAGGAAGGCGAGTTGGTGCGACCAGGCGGACGAGCTGGTCAGAACGACCAGGACCTCGTCGCGCTCGATCGCGACCGGCTGCGCGGCCCGCGCCACGTCGGCCCCGACGAGCTCGGGCCACGCCGCCCGGGCGGCGAGCAGCGGATCGGAGCCCGGCCCTGGCTTCGGCCGCCAGCCGTCGAGGACCGCGCCGAGCTTCAGCACGGTGTCACCGTCGCCGCGCGGATCGACCAGGTCGCCGCCGCGCCGAGCTCACGCGGCAGCTCGGTCGTCGTGAGGAACGCCTGCTCGAAGCCTTCGACGGCGCCGAGGAAGCCGCCGGCGCGCTCCGCGTCGAGCTCGGAGAGGACGTCGTCGAGCAGCAAGATCGGAGCGTCTCCGGAGCGGGCGCGCATGACGTCGTATTCGGCGACCTTCAGGGCTAACACCGCCGTGCGCTGCTGGCCTTGCGAGCCGAACGCCGCCAGCCGCTTCCCGTCGACGAGCAGCCGCAATTCGTCGCGGTGCGGTCCGACCAGCGTCGTGCGCCGCCGCAGCTCGTGCTCGAGCGCGCCGGCGAGCGCTTCGGCGACGTCGCCGTCGGGGTTCGGCGCGTAGGTCACGCCGAGGCGTTCGCGCGCGCCGCGCCAGCGGCCGTACATCTCTGCCGTCGCCGCGGCGAGCTCGCCGGCGAACGCGCGCCGCGCCGCGATGAGCGCGCTCGCCGGCCGCACCAGCTCGTCGTTGTACGCCAGCAACAGATCGCGATCGGGTGCGATCGCGCCGCGCAGCAGCGCCGACTTCTGCGCGATCACCTTGTGATACAGCGCGAGGTCGCGATAGTACGTCGGCGAGAGCTGTGCCAGTGCTTCGTTGAGAAACGACCGCCGCAGCGCCGGTCCGCCGCCGACTAGCTGCAGATCGGCCGGCACGAACGTCACCACGCGCGCGCGCCCGAGAAAGCGCGCGAAGCCGACCGCACCGCCGTTCACCTCGAAGCTCTTGCGCGTTCCCGCCGGCGTGCGCGTGATCGAGCACCGCAGCCGAACCTCGCCCGCCAGGACGCGCGCTTCGCCGCCGATCTCCGCACGCTCGGCGTCCTCGCGAATCAGCTCGCTCTCGCGATGCGCGCGAAACGATTTCCCGGTCGCCAGCATCGCGAACGCCTCGAGCAGATTCGACTTGCCTTGCGCGTTCGGCCCGACGAAGACGTTGAGCCCCGGCTGCGGCGCAAAATCGAGGCGCTCGTAGTTGCGGAAATCGATCAGCCGCACGCGTTGCAGACGCACGGCAACTTCTTCGGCGAGCGAGGAGCTCGTACCGCCGTTTATTGGCGGAGCGGCATCAAGACGTAGAGCTGTTCGCCGCCGTCGCCGCCGGCTTCGAGCGGGCGGATCGCGGCCGGTGAGAGCGGCCCGAGAAACTCCAGCACGGTCTGCGGCGAGTCGACGTGGTTGAGGATCTCGACCAAGTAGCGCGCGTTGAACGCGATCGCCAGATCTTCGCCAGTCTGCTCGACCTCGAGCTCTTCGTAGGCGTTGCCGGTGACGTCCGACTTCGCGGTGATCATCAGCGTTTGGTTCGCGACTTCCAGCTTCACCATCGAGGCCCGGTCGCCGGCGACGAGCTCGGCGCGCCGCAACCCGCCGATCAGTCCTTGCGTGTTGACGACGAGGCGCCGGTCGAACTTCGCCGGGATCACTTGGCCGTAGTTCGGGTACTGGCCGTCGACCAGTCGCACCACGATCGACGTCGTGCCGGCGTTGAACTGCAGCTGGTTCGCGTTCGCGCCCAGCGCGGTGACTTCGACGGCCT
Above is a genomic segment from Candidatus Eremiobacterota bacterium containing:
- a CDS encoding DNA replication/repair protein RecF, translating into MRLQRVRLIDFRNYERLDFAPQPGLNVFVGPNAQGKSNLLEAFAMLATGKSFRAHRESELIREDAERAEIGGEARVLAGEVRLRCSITRTPAGTRKSFEVNGGAVGFARFLGRARVVTFVPADLQLVGGGPALRRSFLNEALAQLSPTYYRDLALYHKVIAQKSALLRGAIAPDRDLLLAYNDELVRPASALIAARRAFAGELAAATAEMYGRWRGARERLGVTYAPNPDGDVAEALAGALEHELRRRTTLVGPHRDELRLLVDGKRLAAFGSQGQQRTAVLALKVAEYDVMRARSGDAPILLLDDVLSELDAERAGGFLGAVEGFEQAFLTTTELPRELGAAATWSIRAATVTPC
- a CDS encoding DUF721 domain-containing protein, translated to MLKLGAVLDGWRPKPGPGSDPLLAARAAWPELVGADVARAAQPVAIERDEVLVVLTSSSAWSHQLAFLEPEIVRGLRLLPETGALTRLRFRVGKLRRPGGAPSGPAGPRRAGNELAAEPPARTLDDALARLRRTVERSRNEHRLRGGAFCALCEAPVDQGTATCRPCRDDDERRRRFACERLLFEAPWLGSEDVLGLVDGLTAEEYDAFRRALLKTWWDELWRASKLHKLRQPLDRVRLRKLASSFVLLETQIDPNRLEMDSAVRKNALGELYEFVRTIEPH